Proteins from a single region of Crassaminicella profunda:
- a CDS encoding GyrI-like domain-containing protein, translating to MKYEIIMLNEKIVVGIMKQTTNVGGQSVKDIGEVWQQFITTGIYEKIMGKVNHKAIGLYTDYEGDFTRPYDFLACCEVMDHEKLEGSLTKKVIPKGKYAKFIINGDVKEAVGQFWTKLWQLDLDRAYTCDFEEYQNNSQDMKNQEIHIYISLKE from the coding sequence ATGAAATATGAAATTATAATGTTAAATGAAAAGATAGTAGTAGGAATTATGAAGCAAACGACTAATGTAGGGGGACAATCTGTTAAGGATATCGGGGAAGTTTGGCAACAGTTTATTACTACAGGGATTTATGAAAAGATTATGGGAAAAGTAAATCATAAAGCTATAGGATTATATACAGATTATGAAGGGGATTTTACAAGACCATATGATTTTTTAGCTTGTTGTGAAGTAATGGATCATGAGAAACTAGAGGGTTCTCTTACTAAGAAAGTCATTCCAAAAGGGAAATATGCTAAATTTATCATTAATGGAGATGTAAAAGAAGCAGTGGGGCAATTTTGGACAAAACTTTGGCAATTGGATTTAGATAGAGCGTATACTTGTGATTTTGAAGAATATCAAAATAACTCACAAGATATGAAAAATCAAGAGATTCATATATATATTTCTTTAAAAGAATAG